In a single window of the Drosophila albomicans strain 15112-1751.03 chromosome 3, ASM965048v2, whole genome shotgun sequence genome:
- the LOC117567317 gene encoding high affinity cAMP-specific and IBMX-insensitive 3',5'-cyclic phosphodiesterase 8 isoform X6, whose amino-acid sequence MSLNVSKCCTGTSGTSSSGGGRPGHRKSSLALALTPEDEPMDVYTRNLMDLKYPTVLPPNPQLKALLVFHKSDSICEVVTLACQRHQLDVTLVKSKEEALDTLQKSYATAQCYHLIIIDARSTKGLDAEHIARTIRHTHGHHLTTIIAVCKKSFFEKDDALIALLDAGVNRCIAETTNLAMCSVELKQILHSIIRPHNVMSTQQALYTALHRLKEVVLITDDLLRIQYANRATERLLNMRLDEIISKPLADIFVSDLSTISEQGKSIKEFDGILTVRRKNQEGIPMHVRVVPVACIGSAPTHLIFNFDIPGGGMDFIATLPQPKEAPRGSLHSVRRCSFDVRSIASDGLRRTSLAKLTSLPLEAPITKIINLLSQVQENCSADEARLIDKVLEFLKREGLYSPQMKEIRTDDPIATDLIGALLTGPSVYSSRRSSNDSIIRTGNSTRTAIVPAKMKANPIVMELLEESLSWDFDIFKLEEITDYHPLLYLGMEMFRRFDVFATLNIDENVCKAWLAVIEAHYHKSNTYHNSTHAADVMQATGAFITQLTNREMVMDRMDEATALIAAAAHDVDHPGRSSAFLSNSNNPLAILYNDLTVLENHHAAITFKLTLGDDKINIFKNLDKETYKSARSTIIDMILATEMTRHFEHLAKFVSVFGSEVEPRELVQSEEETSILMRRMLIKVADVSNPARPMQYCIEWARRIAEEYFMQTDEEKQRHLPIVMPMFDRATCSIPKSQIGFIEYIIQDMMHAWDSFIDMPQLITCMQINYSQWKKYDEQGVNTLADIMAKQPPVGNKPSNSK is encoded by the exons ATGAGCCTTAATGTGAGCAAGTGTT GCACTGGCACATCAGGCACCAGCTCATCCGGTGGCGGTCGTCCTGGTCACCGCAAATCCTCGCTGGCGCTGGCACTTACGCCCGAGGATGAGCCAATGGATGTCTATACG CGCAATCTCATGGACTTGAAATATCCAACCGTGCTACCACCGAATCCTCAACTTAAG gcgcttttagtttttcacAAATCGGATAGCATCTGCGAAGTGGTCACCTTGGCCTGTCAGCGCCATCAATTGGACGTAACGCTGGTCAAATCCAAGGAGGAGGCGCTCGACACTCTGCAAAAGTCATATGCCACAGCGCAGTGCTATCACCTAATTATAATTGATGCGCGCTCCACAAAAGGTCTCGATGCCGAGCACATTGCAAG AACAATACGTCACACACATGGACATCATTTAACGACAATAATTGCGGTCTGTAAGAAGAG TTTCTTTGAAAAGGATGACGCGCTAATTGCTCTATTGGACGCTGGCGTTAATAGA tGCATTGCCGAGACAACCAACTTGGCCATGTGCAGCGTGGAACTGAAGCAGATACTGCACTCAATCATAAGGCCCCATAATGTCATGTCCACTCAACAG GCACTCTATACGGCACTGCATCGGCTGAAGGAGGTGGTACTCATCACGGACGACTTGCTGCGCATACAGTACGCGAATCGTGCCACAGAACGTCTGCTCAACATGCGGCTG GACGAAATAATTAGCAAGCCATTAGCGGACATCTTTGTCTCCGATCTGTCCACCATCAGTGAGCAGGGCAAGAGCATTAAGGAGTTTGATGGCATATTGACGGTGCGCCGCAAAAACCAGGAGGGCATCCCCATGCACGTGCGTGTCGTGCCTGTGGCCTGCATTGGCAG CGCTCCCACACATCTGATTTTCAACTTTGATATACCCGGTGGCGGTATGGACTTTATTGCCACACTGCCGCAGCCAAAGGAGGCGCCACGCGGCTCACTGCATTCGGTGCGTCGCTGCAGCTTTGATGTTCGCTCCATTGCCTCCGATGGACTGCGACGCACTAGCTTGGCAAAGCTGACATCGCTGCCCCTCGAGGCGCCCATTACCAAA ATAATCAATTTACTATCACAAGTACAGGAGAATTGTTCAGCCGACGAGGCACGCCTCATCGACAAGGTCTTGGAGTTCCTCAAACGCGAGGGACTCTACAGTCCCCAAATGAAGGAGATACGCACCGATGATCCCATTGCAACCGATCTAATTGGCGCTCTCTTAACG GGCCCCAGCGTTTACTCGTCCCGTCGCAGCTCGAATGACTCCATCATCCGCACTGGCAACTCTACGCGCACTGCGATTGTGCCCGCCAAGATGAAG GCAAATCCGATTGTCATGGAACTGCTTGAAGAATCTCTTAGCTGGGACtttgatattttcaaattggAAGAGATCACCGATTACCATCCACTGCTGTACTTGGGCATGGAAATGTTCCGGCGCTTCGATGTCTTTGCCACACTGAATATTGATGAGAACGTATGCAAGGCCTGGCTGGCTGTTATCGAGGCACACTATCATAAGAGCAACACATATCACAACAGCACACACGCCGCAGATGTTATGCAG GCAACGGGCGCGTTCATCACACAGCTGACCAACAGAGAGATGGTAATGGATCGGATGGACGAGGCCACCGCTTTGATTGCGGCCGCTGCCCACGATGTCGATCATCCGGGGCGTTCTTCTGCCTTCCTCTCCAATTCGAACAATCCGCTGGCTATATTGTATAACGATCTAACAGTGCTGGAGAATCATCATGCAGCCATCACATTCAAGTTGACGCTGG GTGATGACAAGATCAACATATTCAAGAACCTCGATAAGGAAACTTACAAGTCAGCGCGCAGCACAATTATCGATATGATTTTGGCCACCGAAATGACGCGTCACTTTGAGCACTTGGCCAAATTTGTTAGCGTCTTTGGCAGCGAGGTTGAACCGCGTGAG CTGGTGCAGTCGGAGGAGGAGACTTCGATACTCATGCGTCGCATGCTCATCAAGGTGGCCGATGTGAGCAATCCCGCCCGGCCAATGCAGTACTGCATCGAGTGGGCGCGTCGCATTGCCGAGGAGTACTTTATGCAGACGGACGAGGAGAAGCAGCGGCATCTGCCCATCGTGATGCCCATGTTCGACCGTGCCACATGCAGCATACCAAAGAGCCAAATTGGTTTCATCGAATACATAATACAGGACATGATGCACGCCTGGGACA GTTTCATTGACATGCCACAGCTGATCACGTGCATGCAGATCAACTACTCACAGTGGAAGAAATATGATGAGCAGGGCGTGAACACGCTGGCCGATATAATGGCCAAGCAGCCGCCTGTGGGCAACAAGCCGTCCAATTCCAAATAG
- the LOC117567317 gene encoding high affinity cAMP-specific and IBMX-insensitive 3',5'-cyclic phosphodiesterase 8 isoform X5, whose translation MIISSPSQPANLSGTGTTSSTSPLSEESVESDCNCAGAATAAGVGAGTGTTALMMGRAARQMQTPAMEAATSTTSSTTATTPTTTAAAAAAITTTITSRASLTRPASESELLVGTGTSGTSSSGGGRPGHRKSSLALALTPEDEPMDVYTRNLMDLKYPTVLPPNPQLKALLVFHKSDSICEVVTLACQRHQLDVTLVKSKEEALDTLQKSYATAQCYHLIIIDARSTKGLDAEHIARTIRHTHGHHLTTIIAVCKKSFFEKDDALIALLDAGVNRCIAETTNLAMCSVELKQILHSIIRPHNVMSTQQALYTALHRLKEVVLITDDLLRIQYANRATERLLNMRLDEIISKPLADIFVSDLSTISEQGKSIKEFDGILTVRRKNQEGIPMHVRVVPVACIGSAPTHLIFNFDIPGGGMDFIATLPQPKEAPRGSLHSVRRCSFDVRSIASDGLRRTSLAKLTSLPLEAPITKIINLLSQVQENCSADEARLIDKVLEFLKREGLYSPQMKEIRTDDPIATDLIGALLTGPSVYSSRRSSNDSIIRTGNSTRTAIVPAKMKANPIVMELLEESLSWDFDIFKLEEITDYHPLLYLGMEMFRRFDVFATLNIDENVCKAWLAVIEAHYHKSNTYHNSTHAADVMQATGAFITQLTNREMVMDRMDEATALIAAAAHDVDHPGRSSAFLSNSNNPLAILYNDLTVLENHHAAITFKLTLGDDKINIFKNLDKETYKSARSTIIDMILATEMTRHFEHLAKFVSVFGSEVEPRELVQSEEETSILMRRMLIKVADVSNPARPMQYCIEWARRIAEEYFMQTDEEKQRHLPIVMPMFDRATCSIPKSQIGFIEYIIQDMMHAWDSFIDMPQLITCMQINYSQWKKYDEQGVNTLADIMAKQPPVGNKPSNSK comes from the exons ATGATTATATCAAGCCCAAGCCAGCCAGCAAACCTGTCTGGCACTGGGACAacgtcgtcgacgtcgccgttgAGTGAAGAAAGCGTCGAAAGTGATTGCAATTGTGCgggggcagcaacagcagcgggtGTGGGGGCGGGGACGGGGACGACAGCTCTAATGATGGGCAGGGCGGCCAGACAAATGCAAACGCCTGCCATGGAGGCAGctacatcaacaacatcatcaacaacagcaacaacacctacaacaacagcagcagcagcagcggccataacaacaactataacaagCAGAGCTTCATTAACGCGTCCGGCCTCCGAGTCCGAGCTGCTTGTGG GCACTGGCACATCAGGCACCAGCTCATCCGGTGGCGGTCGTCCTGGTCACCGCAAATCCTCGCTGGCGCTGGCACTTACGCCCGAGGATGAGCCAATGGATGTCTATACG CGCAATCTCATGGACTTGAAATATCCAACCGTGCTACCACCGAATCCTCAACTTAAG gcgcttttagtttttcacAAATCGGATAGCATCTGCGAAGTGGTCACCTTGGCCTGTCAGCGCCATCAATTGGACGTAACGCTGGTCAAATCCAAGGAGGAGGCGCTCGACACTCTGCAAAAGTCATATGCCACAGCGCAGTGCTATCACCTAATTATAATTGATGCGCGCTCCACAAAAGGTCTCGATGCCGAGCACATTGCAAG AACAATACGTCACACACATGGACATCATTTAACGACAATAATTGCGGTCTGTAAGAAGAG TTTCTTTGAAAAGGATGACGCGCTAATTGCTCTATTGGACGCTGGCGTTAATAGA tGCATTGCCGAGACAACCAACTTGGCCATGTGCAGCGTGGAACTGAAGCAGATACTGCACTCAATCATAAGGCCCCATAATGTCATGTCCACTCAACAG GCACTCTATACGGCACTGCATCGGCTGAAGGAGGTGGTACTCATCACGGACGACTTGCTGCGCATACAGTACGCGAATCGTGCCACAGAACGTCTGCTCAACATGCGGCTG GACGAAATAATTAGCAAGCCATTAGCGGACATCTTTGTCTCCGATCTGTCCACCATCAGTGAGCAGGGCAAGAGCATTAAGGAGTTTGATGGCATATTGACGGTGCGCCGCAAAAACCAGGAGGGCATCCCCATGCACGTGCGTGTCGTGCCTGTGGCCTGCATTGGCAG CGCTCCCACACATCTGATTTTCAACTTTGATATACCCGGTGGCGGTATGGACTTTATTGCCACACTGCCGCAGCCAAAGGAGGCGCCACGCGGCTCACTGCATTCGGTGCGTCGCTGCAGCTTTGATGTTCGCTCCATTGCCTCCGATGGACTGCGACGCACTAGCTTGGCAAAGCTGACATCGCTGCCCCTCGAGGCGCCCATTACCAAA ATAATCAATTTACTATCACAAGTACAGGAGAATTGTTCAGCCGACGAGGCACGCCTCATCGACAAGGTCTTGGAGTTCCTCAAACGCGAGGGACTCTACAGTCCCCAAATGAAGGAGATACGCACCGATGATCCCATTGCAACCGATCTAATTGGCGCTCTCTTAACG GGCCCCAGCGTTTACTCGTCCCGTCGCAGCTCGAATGACTCCATCATCCGCACTGGCAACTCTACGCGCACTGCGATTGTGCCCGCCAAGATGAAG GCAAATCCGATTGTCATGGAACTGCTTGAAGAATCTCTTAGCTGGGACtttgatattttcaaattggAAGAGATCACCGATTACCATCCACTGCTGTACTTGGGCATGGAAATGTTCCGGCGCTTCGATGTCTTTGCCACACTGAATATTGATGAGAACGTATGCAAGGCCTGGCTGGCTGTTATCGAGGCACACTATCATAAGAGCAACACATATCACAACAGCACACACGCCGCAGATGTTATGCAG GCAACGGGCGCGTTCATCACACAGCTGACCAACAGAGAGATGGTAATGGATCGGATGGACGAGGCCACCGCTTTGATTGCGGCCGCTGCCCACGATGTCGATCATCCGGGGCGTTCTTCTGCCTTCCTCTCCAATTCGAACAATCCGCTGGCTATATTGTATAACGATCTAACAGTGCTGGAGAATCATCATGCAGCCATCACATTCAAGTTGACGCTGG GTGATGACAAGATCAACATATTCAAGAACCTCGATAAGGAAACTTACAAGTCAGCGCGCAGCACAATTATCGATATGATTTTGGCCACCGAAATGACGCGTCACTTTGAGCACTTGGCCAAATTTGTTAGCGTCTTTGGCAGCGAGGTTGAACCGCGTGAG CTGGTGCAGTCGGAGGAGGAGACTTCGATACTCATGCGTCGCATGCTCATCAAGGTGGCCGATGTGAGCAATCCCGCCCGGCCAATGCAGTACTGCATCGAGTGGGCGCGTCGCATTGCCGAGGAGTACTTTATGCAGACGGACGAGGAGAAGCAGCGGCATCTGCCCATCGTGATGCCCATGTTCGACCGTGCCACATGCAGCATACCAAAGAGCCAAATTGGTTTCATCGAATACATAATACAGGACATGATGCACGCCTGGGACA GTTTCATTGACATGCCACAGCTGATCACGTGCATGCAGATCAACTACTCACAGTGGAAGAAATATGATGAGCAGGGCGTGAACACGCTGGCCGATATAATGGCCAAGCAGCCGCCTGTGGGCAACAAGCCGTCCAATTCCAAATAG
- the LOC117567317 gene encoding high affinity cAMP-specific and IBMX-insensitive 3',5'-cyclic phosphodiesterase 8 isoform X1 has protein sequence MRNCLPKIASVFRIKSSSAAAHSNESDEDSDTDRYIRAKPTATTTTTTTATAAATTTTSTTITSAVTTESDQLLDNGNKKPQQQQQQQQRSAAKATTTTTTKTADDVDKNRLISDVSTANTNSNGWDLEQSHKESNASITNGSIRQRQRQWQQQQQQQVYDKNLDTEMKVPGVEISLATPVPAMPMPSHGRLSNSSKTPEQMELEYEANVAAERGDIMTPLPRDPRPQGMTFPGDAAAGVGMGNSSVGGGRNMQPEIVEAIRNLDAQALRLNNLTLEDRCQLTTQQENKPDDDTDYVVLRRPQKHHPFDRQCHSLYERRLYKGPKLHLWVGNGKKPSPSDDDDLKTFQRNLMDLKYPTVLPPNPQLKALLVFHKSDSICEVVTLACQRHQLDVTLVKSKEEALDTLQKSYATAQCYHLIIIDARSTKGLDAEHIARTIRHTHGHHLTTIIAVCKKSFFEKDDALIALLDAGVNRCIAETTNLAMCSVELKQILHSIIRPHNVMSTQQALYTALHRLKEVVLITDDLLRIQYANRATERLLNMRLDEIISKPLADIFVSDLSTISEQGKSIKEFDGILTVRRKNQEGIPMHVRVVPVACIGSAPTHLIFNFDIPGGGMDFIATLPQPKEAPRGSLHSVRRCSFDVRSIASDGLRRTSLAKLTSLPLEAPITKIINLLSQVQENCSADEARLIDKVLEFLKREGLYSPQMKEIRTDDPIATDLIGALLTGPSVYSSRRSSNDSIIRTGNSTRTAIVPAKMKANPIVMELLEESLSWDFDIFKLEEITDYHPLLYLGMEMFRRFDVFATLNIDENVCKAWLAVIEAHYHKSNTYHNSTHAADVMQATGAFITQLTNREMVMDRMDEATALIAAAAHDVDHPGRSSAFLSNSNNPLAILYNDLTVLENHHAAITFKLTLGDDKINIFKNLDKETYKSARSTIIDMILATEMTRHFEHLAKFVSVFGSEVEPRELVQSEEETSILMRRMLIKVADVSNPARPMQYCIEWARRIAEEYFMQTDEEKQRHLPIVMPMFDRATCSIPKSQIGFIEYIIQDMMHAWDSFIDMPQLITCMQINYSQWKKYDEQGVNTLADIMAKQPPVGNKPSNSK, from the exons ATGCGCAattgtttgccaaaaattGCGAGTGTTTTTCGCATTAAATCGTCGTCAGCGGCCGCCCATTCAAATGAGTCGGACGAAGACTCTGATACTGATCGCTATATCAGAGcaaagccaacagcaacaacaacaacaacgacaacagctacagcagcagcaaccacaacgacatcgacaacgaTAACATCAGCAGTCACTACGGAATCTGATCAATTGCTCGATAATGGCAATAaaaagccacaacaacaacaacaacagcaacaacgatcCGCAGCcaaagcgacgacgacgacgacgacaaaaacGGCTGATGACGTCGATAAGAACCGGCTGATAAGCGATGTTAGCACAGCTAATACGAATTCTAATGGCTGGGATTTAGAGCAAAGTCACAAGGAAAGCAACGCAAGCATTACAAATGGCAGCATCCGGCAGAGGCAgcggcaatggcagcagcagcaacagcagcaagtgtACGACAAGAATTTGGACACGGAAATGAAGGTACCTGGCGTTGAGATTTCATTAGCAACGCCAGTGCcagcaatgccaatgccatcACATGGCCGACTAAGCAACTCCAGTAAAACGCCCGAGCAAATGGAATTGGAGTACGAGGCGAATGTGGCTGCTGAGCGTGGGGACATAATGACGCCGTTGCCACGCGACCCAAGGCCACAAGGAATGACCTTCCCtggcgatgctgctgctggtgttggaATGGGAAATAGCAGTGTTGGAGGAGGACGCAATATGCAGCCGGAAATAGTCGAGGCCATACGCAATCTGGACGCGCAGGCATTACGCCTGAACAATCTCACACTGGAAGATAGATGCCAGCTAACAACGCAGCAGGAAAACAAACCGGATGACGACACAGATTACGTGGTCCTGCGTCGCCCACAGAAGCATCATCCATTTGATCGCCAGTGTCACAGCCTCTACGAGCGGCGACTTTACAAGGGACCCAAGCTACATCTTTGGGTGGGCAATGGCAAGAAGCCATCGCCAAGTGACGATGACGATTTGAAGACATTTCAG CGCAATCTCATGGACTTGAAATATCCAACCGTGCTACCACCGAATCCTCAACTTAAG gcgcttttagtttttcacAAATCGGATAGCATCTGCGAAGTGGTCACCTTGGCCTGTCAGCGCCATCAATTGGACGTAACGCTGGTCAAATCCAAGGAGGAGGCGCTCGACACTCTGCAAAAGTCATATGCCACAGCGCAGTGCTATCACCTAATTATAATTGATGCGCGCTCCACAAAAGGTCTCGATGCCGAGCACATTGCAAG AACAATACGTCACACACATGGACATCATTTAACGACAATAATTGCGGTCTGTAAGAAGAG TTTCTTTGAAAAGGATGACGCGCTAATTGCTCTATTGGACGCTGGCGTTAATAGA tGCATTGCCGAGACAACCAACTTGGCCATGTGCAGCGTGGAACTGAAGCAGATACTGCACTCAATCATAAGGCCCCATAATGTCATGTCCACTCAACAG GCACTCTATACGGCACTGCATCGGCTGAAGGAGGTGGTACTCATCACGGACGACTTGCTGCGCATACAGTACGCGAATCGTGCCACAGAACGTCTGCTCAACATGCGGCTG GACGAAATAATTAGCAAGCCATTAGCGGACATCTTTGTCTCCGATCTGTCCACCATCAGTGAGCAGGGCAAGAGCATTAAGGAGTTTGATGGCATATTGACGGTGCGCCGCAAAAACCAGGAGGGCATCCCCATGCACGTGCGTGTCGTGCCTGTGGCCTGCATTGGCAG CGCTCCCACACATCTGATTTTCAACTTTGATATACCCGGTGGCGGTATGGACTTTATTGCCACACTGCCGCAGCCAAAGGAGGCGCCACGCGGCTCACTGCATTCGGTGCGTCGCTGCAGCTTTGATGTTCGCTCCATTGCCTCCGATGGACTGCGACGCACTAGCTTGGCAAAGCTGACATCGCTGCCCCTCGAGGCGCCCATTACCAAA ATAATCAATTTACTATCACAAGTACAGGAGAATTGTTCAGCCGACGAGGCACGCCTCATCGACAAGGTCTTGGAGTTCCTCAAACGCGAGGGACTCTACAGTCCCCAAATGAAGGAGATACGCACCGATGATCCCATTGCAACCGATCTAATTGGCGCTCTCTTAACG GGCCCCAGCGTTTACTCGTCCCGTCGCAGCTCGAATGACTCCATCATCCGCACTGGCAACTCTACGCGCACTGCGATTGTGCCCGCCAAGATGAAG GCAAATCCGATTGTCATGGAACTGCTTGAAGAATCTCTTAGCTGGGACtttgatattttcaaattggAAGAGATCACCGATTACCATCCACTGCTGTACTTGGGCATGGAAATGTTCCGGCGCTTCGATGTCTTTGCCACACTGAATATTGATGAGAACGTATGCAAGGCCTGGCTGGCTGTTATCGAGGCACACTATCATAAGAGCAACACATATCACAACAGCACACACGCCGCAGATGTTATGCAG GCAACGGGCGCGTTCATCACACAGCTGACCAACAGAGAGATGGTAATGGATCGGATGGACGAGGCCACCGCTTTGATTGCGGCCGCTGCCCACGATGTCGATCATCCGGGGCGTTCTTCTGCCTTCCTCTCCAATTCGAACAATCCGCTGGCTATATTGTATAACGATCTAACAGTGCTGGAGAATCATCATGCAGCCATCACATTCAAGTTGACGCTGG GTGATGACAAGATCAACATATTCAAGAACCTCGATAAGGAAACTTACAAGTCAGCGCGCAGCACAATTATCGATATGATTTTGGCCACCGAAATGACGCGTCACTTTGAGCACTTGGCCAAATTTGTTAGCGTCTTTGGCAGCGAGGTTGAACCGCGTGAG CTGGTGCAGTCGGAGGAGGAGACTTCGATACTCATGCGTCGCATGCTCATCAAGGTGGCCGATGTGAGCAATCCCGCCCGGCCAATGCAGTACTGCATCGAGTGGGCGCGTCGCATTGCCGAGGAGTACTTTATGCAGACGGACGAGGAGAAGCAGCGGCATCTGCCCATCGTGATGCCCATGTTCGACCGTGCCACATGCAGCATACCAAAGAGCCAAATTGGTTTCATCGAATACATAATACAGGACATGATGCACGCCTGGGACA GTTTCATTGACATGCCACAGCTGATCACGTGCATGCAGATCAACTACTCACAGTGGAAGAAATATGATGAGCAGGGCGTGAACACGCTGGCCGATATAATGGCCAAGCAGCCGCCTGTGGGCAACAAGCCGTCCAATTCCAAATAG